In Nyctibius grandis isolate bNycGra1 chromosome 6, bNycGra1.pri, whole genome shotgun sequence, a single genomic region encodes these proteins:
- the LOC137665249 gene encoding ribonuclease CL2-like: protein MAGWALCLALVLAALAGAVGESRYEKFLRQHVDHPRTSALAAHRYCETMLARRRVTAPGRPCKPSNTFVHAPAEELLATCMQMPDAAGFHSTPRPMGLTACRLRGGDTRPPCAYRPRQLQHHVRVSCLDGLPVHLAGTHPPLQ from the coding sequence ATGGCGGGCTGGGCGCTATGCCTGGCCCTGGTGCTGGCAGCGCTGGCGGGGGCGGTGGGCGAGAGCCGCTATGAGAAGTTCCTGCGGCAGCACGTGGACCACCCCCGGACATCCGCGCTGGCCGCCCACCGCTACTGCGAGACCATGCTGGCGCGCCGGCGGGTGACAGCCCCGGGGCGGCCCTGCAAGCCCTCCAACACCTTCGTGCATGCCCCGGCCGAGGAGCTGCTGGCCACCTGCATGCAGATGCCTGACGCAGCAGGGTTCCACAGTACCCCAAGGCCCATGGGCCTCACCGCCTGCCGCCTGCGGGGAGGGGACACCCGGCCCCCTTGCGCCTACCGGCCCCGGCAGCTCCAGCACCACGTGCGTGTCTCCTGCCTTGACGGGCTGCCCGTGCACCTCGCTGGCACCCACCCGCCTCTCCAGTGA